In Juglans regia cultivar Chandler chromosome 13, Walnut 2.0, whole genome shotgun sequence, the DNA window gaaaggaaaatgttttaagaAGCCAAAGGCAATGCATAccgaaataaataaagtttgCAAAGTCATTTTGGAAACTATGGCATCAACAGAAAGgaagaaacaaagaagaaagaatggGAGCAGAAAGGGGTAGTAGGAGAATGAACAATCTGCCCCACAGTTGCCAAGTCCAATGTGTGACTTTATAACTCCAccaattttaattttcagaAAATTGTATGGATGAGGGTATaaatttctgattctgttcttcCTTTGCACACATGTTGTTCTTAATTTGGGTAATATTACTCAAAGAACAAAGCTCAGTGTTTCACGTATGACTTAGATGGCAGTACACCTGTTTTCACCAGAGATGGGGAAGGAACAGGGGGATTTGGTGCAGCTGGTGGTGCTCCcagttttgattttggttttgatcCCAGTCTAGATCCTGAGCTAGCTCTTGCCCTTAGAGTTTATTTAGAAGAGGAGAGAGTGCAAGGAAAGAAGATGCTGCAAAAAGAGCTACTGAAGAAGCTTCTAGAATAGAAAAGGGAGAGGAACCATCATCCAGTGCAGAATATGCAACCATGACAGAATGTGTTAACATTGCACTCCCTAA includes these proteins:
- the LOC118344175 gene encoding 26S proteasome non-ATPase regulatory subunit 4 homolog, producing MAVIGVRVLATPTSDLGKILACMYGPEMVLGKKNIAAGILDDEKPEKLGALLAAVNNNDSSHIVHVPSGPNALSDNKAQCFTYDLDGSTPVFTRDGEGTGGFGAAGGAPSFDFGFDPSLDPELALALRVYLEEERVQGKKMLQKELLKKLLE